In Lolium rigidum isolate FL_2022 chromosome 7, APGP_CSIRO_Lrig_0.1, whole genome shotgun sequence, the DNA window GGACGACGAGGTCGGTCTACTGAATATCAAATTGGAAAATTCATTTATCTTATCTACTACTACCATGATCTAAGTTGGGGAGAAAAATTGCAATGCATTCCCTCAATTCCGACGGTCGTGGGGTGAATGTCTGATTATTAGGGGGTTTATTTAGGTGAGAGCAATGCGATACTAGTACAGTAAGAGTCTTGCAACATTCTTATATTGTACTTCCTCCATTCCAAAAAAAAGcttcttaactttttctagatacgacaaagttgagaagctttttttttcgaacggagggagtaatatctaACGATTTGTTGATACGAAGGGAATCGGGTATACAATTAAATGACATTGTGAGATTGTGTGGGTATTGCTTTTAAGTTTGCGAATCAGGTTGCTTCATTGTGATGTTGTTCTGCTGACGCTTTATGATTTTAGCATGGCTCATTTGTCTCCTCGTTTGATCTTTACTGCAGCTGATGGCACTGGAAGCAATATATGGGGATGATCTTGCTGTACTAGAAAACAAAGGAGGGCTCCGCTACTTCCAGGTTTCTTTTACTGTACATCAGTGTTCTTGGATAATTGAAACTTTGTTTTGATTGTTTTTGTTTCCTCTCTCTAATTCCAGATATACATACATTACGAATTGCATGATGGTGTTGAGGTGTGCGCTAAGATATCCTTGGCAAATCGAAATCGAGAACCAGAAGGATGTCCTAATGATGACACAGAAGATGAATTCTGTTACAACTGCAACTTTAACTACCTCCCTCCGTTGATATTGACATGCTTACTTCCAAAATCTTATCCTAGCAAAGAcctcccatatttcactgtcaccGCTAAACTTGGTACTCCGTTCCTATCATGTTTTCTTGTGGTACCAAATTTCACCCATTGTACTTTGTTCCATTTTGAACTGTTTTCTGAACGCAATGCTTTTGTAAATTGTCTCTAATTTTGAATCAAATAGGCTCAAACTTCATCAAGCTTCCATGCCAGCACTTGttctgtgtgaagtgcatggagacCTTATGCAAGATGCATGTGAAGGAAGGCAGTTTGTTTCAGTTAGTCTGCCCTGACACAAAGTGCAATACTTCCATTCCACACAATTTGTTAAAGAGGCTTCTCAGCGTAGAAGAATTTGAACGTTGGGATAGGCTTGCTCTTGAGAAAGCATTGAAGTGTATGGCAGACGTGGTTTACTGCCCAAAGTGTGAGGTCGGTTGCTTGCAAGATGACGATAACAATGCACAATGTCCCAAATGTTCATTCACCTTCTGGCCTTTGCAAGGAACTTTGGCATCCAGGGAAGCAATGTCTAACTACAGAACAAAGGCTCCAGCGCCAGAAGGTTAAAATGCAGCTAATTTTTTTGCGTGTTAGTACTGCAAGCAGACCATGAATGCCATAGTTTTACTAAGCatttattatttaatgtctttaaTTTACGATTTCAGGCGTCAGGCAAGTTGACCCAAACGGAGATGGCACAGGAAATTCTGAACATCAGAGAACTGTACAAAGATGTTCGGTTATGTCCCACTTGTCGAGTGGCCATCAACAGAATCTCAGGCTGCAACAAAATGATGTGCACTAGCTGTGGTCAGTTATTTTGCTTCCGTTGCTGCAAGGCAATTAGCGGCTACAGCCACTTCAAGTAGGCCATTCTACAATATCCAACCTCCCTCTCTCAAATCAGTGGCTACATTCAGTGGCTTTTGTTGCTGCGATAGAATCTCATTCACAATGTTTTTCTTACTTATTTGCATGTGCAATTTGAAATCATATAGCCTCAAATTTGTCCATTGCAGGAACTGTGGGCTCTTCGAGGCTAGAGATACCACAGAGTGGGACACCCAAATGACCCAAATGCAGAATGGAATCCAGGAGCGAGCTCAAAACCAACCATTGGGCGGCAGCATAAGGTGCCCTAGATGCCGTGAAAAAACTTTCAAGGTAACAACATTCATGCTCCGAATTTGCATGTATCAGGTGGAGCAGAATTTGGTTCCTTATTCACATGGATGGTATCATTTGACCAATCTAAACATCACCACTGACTACTAATTTACTGATGTCATCCAGGATGATGACAAATATGTCTTCTGTTGGGCGTGCCGAAC includes these proteins:
- the LOC124671281 gene encoding LOW QUALITY PROTEIN: E3 ubiquitin-protein ligase arih1-like (The sequence of the model RefSeq protein was modified relative to this genomic sequence to represent the inferred CDS: inserted 2 bases in 1 codon) is translated as MAAASVGATLSRALATDRDPFPESSSVAPSWSSSRAAEAEASPVSTDGGAEEDVHDLESPWVAAAEAESRLEEAAMAAAAAALHLRGGNEADADEIRDNQQRQDDELMALEAIYGDDLAVLENKGGLRYFQIYIHYELHDGVEVCAKISLANRNREPEGCPNDDTEDEFCYNCNFNYLPPLILTCLLPKSYPSKDLPYFTVTAKLDQIGSNFIKLPCQHLFCVKCMETLCKMHVKEGSLFQLVCPDTKCNTSIPHNLLKRLLSVEEFERWDRLALEKALKCMADVVYCPKCEVGCLQDDDNNAQCPKCSFTFXGLCKELWHPGKQCLTTEQRLQRQKASGKLTQTEMAQEILNIRELYKDVRLCPTCRVAINRISGCNKMMCTSCGQLFCFRCCKAISGYSHFKNCGLFEARDTTEWDTQMTQMQNGIQERAQNQPLGGSIRCPRCREKTFKDDDKYVFCWACRTSYCTLCKRAVEGKILKRGHWGSPECVGLENM